Below is a genomic region from Chloroflexota bacterium.
CCTTCCGCACGTTGGCTTCGCCGAGTTTGGCCCCGACCGCCCGGAACAAGCGCAAGGCTTCTTCGTAACTGACCAGGGCCGCGTCCGTTTCTTTACGGAACTGTTGCACGTCGCCGATGGCCTGAAGCACGTTGGCTTGCAACCTCGTATCTGAAACGCCAACACGAAGGGCGGCGTGCGCTTTTAGCTCCCACCGGTCAAATAACAACAACATCAACCAATTGCGTCCGGCGCGTAGAAGGTCGGCCATTTGATTACCGTTCTTTTGAGATTCGGCTTCATCAAGCGCTCGCAACAGGTTGTTGAGTTCAAGGCTCACCTCCGGGGCCGTGGTGACATCATCAGCGAAGTGATCGTCAAACAGCTTAATCAGCCATTCAGCCATCGCAGTGTGAGCCGCCCCAGTTTCGCCAGCCTCTCGCAATTTGTCGGCGGCATACTCATCCAACAAATCGTGCAGGCGGTAGCGTTCCGCCTCGCCCGGCACCACTTTCACCAGCGACAGGTTTAGCAAACGGCGCAAGGCTTGCCCGGCTGTGGCGGTGTCTTGCCAAACGTGGGCGGCGGCCTCCGGGCTGAAGCCGGTCGGGTGAAAGGCGGCCAGCGCCCGAAAACGCTTTTGGTCTTCAGGGGCCAAGTCCTTGTAACTGGCGTCGAAAACGGCGGTCAAGTCCAGGCGCGGGTCGTCTCCCATGCGCATCTCGGGCAGGCCGTGCGCTTCCAGTTTGCCCAAGTAGTTTGCGGCGGGCGTTGTTACACCTTGCATCTGGCGAGTGCGGCGGGCCGCAATCTCCAGCGCCAGCGCGTTATAGCGGCACCGTTCAGCGATGGCCTCAAACACTTTTTCTTCAGCGACCACCATCTTTTCGCCCAGCGCGGCGGCAAACAGTTCACGCGCCTGGACGGGGGTCATCCGGTCCAACTCAAAAGTATTTTTCAACGGGATGAGATGGGAGGGCTGTTGGATGCGGCTGGTGATAAGCACGGCACAAGGCGGGGCAGGGGGTAGAAAATCTTTCAGTTGCTCTTTGGCCGCAGCCCGCAAATCGTCCAGCACCACCAGATAGCGATGGCTGGAGAAGATGGCTTGCAAGGCCTGCACCTGCGCCGGGTATGCCTCCGGCGGCCTTTGCCCGCACCTGCTAATCATCTCCGGCACCAGCAATGGGGCGGTCTTGTCGCTCACGTCAATCCATAACACATTCTCGAAATTCGAGCGCAATTCTTGCAGGGCGCGCTTGGCCAGTTCACTTTTGCCCACGCCGCCGGGCGCGTGCAGGCCCACAATGGCAGCCACGCCGTTGCCCTTCAGCGCGGCAAAGACATTCGCCTCGATGCCGCGCTGAATGTACACTTCTGCGTTCAGCGGCGGGATAGAGCCGAGCAGGGGTTCTGGCGGTTCTTCCGGAGCGGGCGGTAAAACCTGCTCGAGCTTCTCGACGTAGGTGTCGGTCTGAATGTTGCGCCCGCCTTCGCCGGTGTTGATTTGTGGCCTGTCGCCAGAGATGTCGAAGGTCGTTCCACTTGCAGGCGGCGTTGCGGCGGGCGGTTTAGTTTCTGCGGGCGCAGGGGGCGGCGACTCGGTTGTCTTGTCGTCGGGTTTGCGCGGGTCGCGTCGAGTAAATTCCAAACCGCCGGGCAGTTTGAAGTTGTAAAACTTGAACAGGAGAAAGAGCAGAATACTGCCCGCGATGATAACGCCGCACGGCAGGACGCAGTAGAGAGCAATGTTGGGCCACAGGTCGGTCAGATTGGGCATGGCATCCCCTTACGGTTGCGGCGGCAGTACAAGCCCGCCTGTGTTTGAGACAACGGATCCGGCGAATTGGACGGATCAGCATCCGCGCCATTCTTCAAACCCGTTGTCTCAAAGTGTAGACCAAAACGAGAGGAAGGCAAGCGAGAGATAACAACGGATGGGTGGAATTTAACGGATCGATCCGTTAAATTCCACCCATCCGTGTTCTCACTAGCATCTCCTCTCAAGCGGAGTATAATCCTCCCATGCCAACAACCAATAACGAATTACTAATCACCAGCGTCGTCGTCTTCCCCGACCGCGCCCGCGTGGCCCGGTCGGGCCGCCTCAGTTTAACGACCGGCCTCCAGCGCGTGGCCGTGGCCGACCTGCCGCTGGCTCTGGTGACAGACTCGGTGCGCGCCAGCGGCAGTGGCGCGGCCAAAGCCAAACTGCTCGGCGTGAGCACCCACCTGGAGCAATATCTGGAGACGCCGGCTGAAATCGTCCGCGAACTGGAAGCGAAGATTCAGGCCACTGAGGACGCCGACAACGATCTGATCGCCCGCGCCGGAGTGCTGGAGAAAGAAGGAAAGTCGCTCGACGGGCTGGCGGCTCAAAGTGAGATGTACGCTCGCGGCCTGGCTTTGCGAAACCGCTCAACCGAGGAGCAGGGTGCTCTGTTCGATTTCATCACCGCCCGCGCCCAAACCCTGCAAGCAGAAATTTTGAAGATCGGGCGCGAGCGACGCGAGCGCGCCAAAGAACTCGATCAACTGCGCCGCCAACTCAAGAACACGCAAGCCGCCCGGCCCCGGCAACGCTACACGGCGACAGTTGAACTTGAGGTGTTGACGGCAGGCGATCTCGATCTCGAACTTACCTACGTCGTCACCGGCGCAAGTTGGACGCCGCTTTACGATCTGCGTTACGCCGACTCGAGCCTCAACGTGACCTGCCTGGCGCAAGTGGCCCAGAACACCGGCGAGGACTGGACGAACGTGGCCCTGACTCTCTCGACCGCCCAACCGGCGCTGGCCCTCGTCATCCCCGAACTCGATCCCTGGTACGTCCGGCCACTGCCGCCGCCCCGGCCCAAGATGGTCGCCCGTTCGATGGTTGCCGCTGCTGCTCCGGCCTCGTTTGCGCCGCAAGCCGCCGAACAAATGCAAACG
It encodes:
- a CDS encoding mucoidy inhibitor MuiA family protein; protein product: MPTTNNELLITSVVVFPDRARVARSGRLSLTTGLQRVAVADLPLALVTDSVRASGSGAAKAKLLGVSTHLEQYLETPAEIVRELEAKIQATEDADNDLIARAGVLEKEGKSLDGLAAQSEMYARGLALRNRSTEEQGALFDFITARAQTLQAEILKIGRERRERAKELDQLRRQLKNTQAARPRQRYTATVELEVLTAGDLDLELTYVVTGASWTPLYDLRYADSSLNVTCLAQVAQNTGEDWTNVALTLSTAQPALALVIPELDPWYVRPLPPPRPKMVARSMVAAAAPASFAPQAAEQMQTLAAVAEPESHELTADSAAISDSGPSLTYRLSGRADIPGNNDPRKVTVATFPLKPAIDYVTAPKQEQVCYRRATIKNESQYTLLPGPAQLFEGDDYLGATRLDFCAPGQEFELALGADERLRVERELAQRDVDKTFIGDRRRIRFAYTIKLENLRDAPQTILVRDQLPVPRDEQIKVKLESAEPKPTKHTDLNQLEWKLTLDKSAKQTLRFDFTVEYPRAMEVIGLP